In the genome of Pristis pectinata isolate sPriPec2 chromosome 10, sPriPec2.1.pri, whole genome shotgun sequence, one region contains:
- the LOC127575362 gene encoding calcium homeostasis modulator protein 6-like: protein MIYECGMSGHYNDYFFDKICSNDSKKLSSKSHQVPCGHSSLPQSTQADILRTLRAHSQVIGWSLIAAIMVFALASTCIVRCCSPVSFLQLRFWKTYKEKENELLEKKSAEHAKEMAERNVKSFFESVAPKEFKTPSRAAWEEISMLYSFSETEQYYSTIHKYAEMKIENTHASSSFVNVDVPAVLDFVDGRKNTADSHI, encoded by the exons ATGATCTATGAATGTGGTATGTCTGGCCATTACAATGATTACTTCTTTGACAAAATCTGCAGTAATGATTCCAAGAAACTGTCATCAAAATCTCATCAAGTGCCTTGTGGTCATTCTTCATTGCCTCAGTCCACCCAAGCGGATATTCTCCGTACACTTCGTGCACACTCCCAG GTAATTGGATGGAGCCTGATAGCAGCCATCATGGTTTTTGCCTTGGCCTCTACCTGCATTGTACGCTGCTGCTCTCCTGTCAGCTTCCTCCAATTGCGGTTTTGGAAAACCTACAAAGAAAAAGAGAATGAATTGCTTGAGAAGAAATCAGCTGAACATgctaaagaaatggcagagagaaaTGTGAAGAGCTTCTTCGAATCTGTAGCACCAAAGGAGTTCAAAACACCAAGCAGAGCAGCATGGGAGGAGATTTCTATGTTGTATTCTTTCAGTGAAACTGAACaatactacagcacaatacataaATATGCAGAAATGAAGATTGAAAACACCCATGCATCATCTTCCTTTGTCAATGTGGACGTACCCGCTGTGCTGGACTTCGTTGATGGTAGAAAAAATACTGCTGACTCGCATATTTGA
- the dse gene encoding dermatan-sulfate epimerase isoform X2, which produces MYEKSYSRGWGFQYLHNHQPTNCVALLTGSLVLLNQGFLQEAYLWAKQVIIILERSMVLLKDIKDGSLNEGVAYGSYTTRSLFQYMFLVKRHFNISHFNHPWVKQHFAFYYRTVLPGFQRTVAIADSNYNWFYGPESQLVFLDTYVMRNGSGNWLAEQVRKNRIQRGPGTPAKAQRWCTLHTEFLWYDSSLTPVPPTDYGLPKLHYFDDWGVVTYGGALPAGVNRPFLSFKSGKLGGRAIYDIVHEKKYSQWIRGWANFNAGHEHPDQNSFTFVPNGVPFITEALYGPKYTFLNNALMFSPATSDTCFKNWEGQVTEACNSKWLKYKNGISGDCRGQVIAALEQNGVVFIRGEAVGAYSPSLKLKSSQRNLLLLEPQLLLLVDQIHLEEDSPLEKMSAFFHNTDVAFEETSKDGVNGAFVQQKDGQYSMFWMDDKGKSEKATMAFKAYPRGYSYNGTHYVNVTTTLRYPVTRTAYIFFGPSVEIQSFSIRGDLDRVDIFLATNEKTYTVYLLTGQTAVKPLFAMVLADHQKIVFDRASAIRDVSVQEAQDYMNAVEENLQHAKPVFQQLEKQILARVLNTDNFRKTAERLLKQSDKRKTEEAIEKFFSVSFKQSKTKKRKGKGDNVKVSNSLPNIFAQIEMTEKRERQKLLQQMREETSDERNDNVREIFDFVDDSYSKQEQGTNKNVKHGYVKPGTTVRSTAQSLSASYTRVFLILNIATFFFLLALQLIRFQKAPSLHAQRFLYAVLLLDSFVLLCLYSSCSQAQC; this is translated from the exons GTTTCCTCCAAGAAGCTTATTTATGGGCAAAACAAGTTATCATTATTCTGGAGAGGTCGATGGTCTTACTGAAGGATATTAAGGATGGATCCTTGAATGAAGGTGTGGCTTATGGTAGTTACACCACAAGATCTCTATTCCAGTACATGTTTCTGGTGAAAAGACATTTCAACATCAGTCACTTCAACCACCCATGGGTTAAGCAGCATTTTGCATTCTACTATAGGACTGTGCTTCCAG GTTTTCAAAGAACTGTGGCTATTGCAGATTCAAACTACAACTGGTTTTATGGGCCTGAGAGCCAGTTGGTGTTTCTGGATACCTATGTCATGCGAAATGGCAGTGGCAACTGGTTGGCAGAGCAGGTCAGAAAGAATCGAATTCAGCGGGGACCAGGCACACCAGCCAAAGCACAGCGAtggtgcacactccacacagagttTCTGTG GTACGATAGCTCCTTGACTCCAGTCCCACCTACTGATTATGGGTTACCAAAATTACACTATTTTGATGATTGGGGAGTCGTGACCTATGGAGGTGCTTTACCAGCAGGAGTTAATCGCCCCTTCCTGTCCTTCAAATCAGGTAAACTGGGAGGCCGTGCGATTTACGATATCGTTCATGAAAAGAAATATTCGCAGTGGATTCGTGGATGGGCGAATTTTAATGCCGGACATGAACATCCTGATCAGAACTCTTTCACTTTTGTGCCTAATGGTGTGCCTTTCATCACAGAGGCCTTGTATGGCCCAAAATACACCTTCCTCAACAATGCTTTAATGTTCTCTCCAGCCACATCAGATACTTGTTTCAAGAATTGGGAAGGGCAAGTGACAGAAGCATGCAACTCAAAGTGGTTGAAATATAAAAATGGTATTTCTGGGGATTGTCGCGGTCAAGTCATTGCAGCTTTGGAGCAAAATGGTGTGGTCTTCATCCGAGGAGAGGCAGTGGGGGCTTACAGTCCTAGCCTGAAACTGAAGAGTTCCCAAAGGAATCTCCTCCTCCTGGAACCCCAGCTTTTACTATTAGTGGATCAAATCCACTTGGAAGAAGATAGCCCACTTGAGAAAATGAGTGCATTTTTCCATAACACAGATGTGGCCTTTGAGGAAACCTCTAAAGATGGAGTAAATGGAGCATTTGTTCAACAAAAGGATGGCCAGTATTCAATGTTCTGGATGGATGATAAAGGCAAAAGTGAAAAGGCCACAATGGCATTCAAGGCATACCCTCGTGGATACTCATACAATGGAACGCATTATGTGAATGTTACAACCACACTGAGGTACCCAGTAACTAGAACAGCCTATATCTTCTTTGGGCCTTCAGTGGAGATTCAAAGCTTTAGCATTCGAGGAGATTTGGATCGAGTTGATATCTTTCTAGCAACAAATGAAAAAACCTATACAGTTTACCTCTTGACTGGGCAGACTGCTGTGAAACCACTTTTTGCTATGGTACTAGCTGACCACCAGAAAATTGTTTTTGACAGGGCTTCTGCTATCAGGGATGTTTCAGTGCAGGAAGCACAAGATTACATGAATGCTGTTGAGGAAAATCTTCAGCATGCAAAGCCAGTTTTTCAGCAGTTGGAGAAACAGATCTTGGCCCGAGTCTTGAACACTGATAATTTCCGAAAGACTGCTGAGCGTCTTTTAAAACAATCAGACAAAAGGAAGACGGAGGAAGCCATTGAAAAGTTTTTTTCCGTTTCATTTAAACAAagcaagacaaaaaaaagaaaaggaaaaggcGACAATGTTAAAGTTTCCAACAGCCTTCCAAATATTTTTGCACAAATTGAAATGACTGAGAAAAGAGAGCGACAGAAGTTATTGCAGCAAATGCGAGAAGAAACCTCCGATGAGAGAAATGACAATGTGAGAGAGATTTTTGATTTTGTGGATGATTCTTATTCAAAACAAGAACAAGGcacaaacaaaaatgtaaaacatGGTTATGTCAAACCGGGAACCACTGTTCGAAGCACTGCACAATCCCTTTCAGCTTCCTACACAAGAGTcttcttaattttaaatattgcaacTTTCTTTTTCCTATTAGCTTTACAACTAATTCGGTTTCAGAAAGCTCCAAGCTTGCATGCCCAAAGATTTCTATATGCAGTGCTTCTTTTGGATAGCTTTGTGCTACTTTGCTTGTATTCTTCTTGTTCCCAAGCACAGTGCTAG